A single genomic interval of Meles meles chromosome 9, mMelMel3.1 paternal haplotype, whole genome shotgun sequence harbors:
- the PTPRN gene encoding receptor-type tyrosine-protein phosphatase-like N isoform X3: MRRPRRPGGPGGSGGLRVLLCLLLLSSRPGGCSAISAHGLSWHDDLTQYVISQEMERIPRLHPPEPRPRDRSGLVPRRPGPAGEQLLQGIPTGSTPAAQHRLPQPPGGGGGAGVGSPLSPLQAELLPPLLEHLLLPPQAPHPALSYEPALLQPYLFHQFGSRDGSRGSEGSPGMVSVGPLPKAEPSTLFSRTASKDIFGAHSDHSYGDSPGPSPGQLFQDSGLLYLAQELPVPSRARAPRLPEQGGSSRAKDSSEGYEEEGLEGHREKPSSPAEQPADVTLQRLAAVLAGYGVELRQLTPEQLSTFSTLLQLLPKGAGRNLGGVVNVGADIKKTTEEQVQGENTAEPPPPTPSLPEYPTASPTSSKAQQVLSSGSSESPKAATQLATAVLLEKKSPLGHSQSPAARQPSAQPSVEEYGYIVTDQKPLSLAAGVKLLEILAEHVHVSSGSFINISVVGPALTFRIRHNEQNLSLADVTHQAGLVKSELEAQTGLQILQTGVGQREEAAAVLPRPARSTSPMRSVLLTLVALAGVAGLLVALAVALCVRQHARQRDKERLAALGPEGAHGDTTFEYQDLCRQHMATKSLFSRAEGPPEPSRVSSVSSQFSDAAQASPSSHSSTPSWCEEPAQANMDISTGHMILAYMEDHLRNRDRLAKEWQALCAYQAEPNTCAAAQGEGNVKKNRHPDFLPYDHARIKLKVESSPSRSDYINASPIIEHDPRMPAYIATQGPLSHTIADFWQMVWESGCTVIVMLTPLVEDGVKQCDRYWPDEGSSLYHVYEVNLVSEHIWCEDFLVRSFYLKNVQTQETRTLTQFHFLSWPAEGTPASTRPLLDFRRKVNKCYRGRSCPIIVHCSDGAGRTGTYILIDMVLNRMAKGVKEIDIAATLEHVRDQRPGLVRSKDQFEFALTAVAEEVNAILKALPQ; encoded by the exons ATGCGGCGCCCGCGGCGGCCTGGGGGTCCCGGGGGATCCGGGGGTCTCCGGGTgctcctctgcctcctgctgctgAGCAGCCGCCCGGGAGGCTGCAGCGCCATTAGTGCCCACG GATTGTCCTGGCATGATGAcctgacccagtatgtgatctccCAGGAGATGGAACGCATACCCAGGCTTCACCCCCCAGAGCCCCGTCCAAGGGACAG ATCTGGCTTGGTGCCCAGGAGACCTGGTCCTGCCGGGGAGCAGCTCTTGCAGGGCATCCCTACTGGCTCTACCCCTGCAGCCCAGCACCGacttcctcagcctccagggggtgggggtggcgctGGGGtgggctctccactctccccCCTGCAGGCTGAGCTGCTGCCCCCTCTTTTGGAGCACCTGCTACTGCCCCCGCAGGCCCCGCACCCTGCTCTGAGTTATGAACCCGCCCTGCTGCAGCCCTACCTGTTCCATCAG TTTGGCTCCCGCGATGGCTCCCGGGGCTCAGAGGGCTCGCCAGGGATGGTCAGTGTCGGCCCCCTGCCCAAGGCCGAACCGTCTACCCTCTTCAGCAGAACTGCCTCCAAGGACATCTTTGGGGCTCACTCTGACCACTCCTATGGGGACTCTCCAGGGCCTTCTCCTGGTCAACTCTTCCAGGACTCAGGGCTTCTCTACCTGGCCCAGGAGCTGCCGGTGCCCAGCAGGGCGAGGGCACCAAGGCTGCCAGAGCAAGGGGGCAGCAGCCGGGCAAAGGACTCCTCAGAGGGTTACGAGGAGGAAGGGCTGGAAGGTCACAGGGAGAAACCTTCTTCTCCAGCAGAGCAGCCAG CAGACGTGACTCTCCAGAGACTGGCAGCTGTGCTGGCGGGCTATGGGGTGGAGCTGCGTCAGCTGACCCCTGAGCAGCTCTCCACCTTCTCAACCCTGTTGCAGCTGCTGCCCAAGGGCGCAGGACGAAACCTGG GAGGGGTTGTAAATGTTGGAGCCGACATCAAGAAA ACAACGGAGGAGCAGGTGCAGGGTGAAAACACAGCAGAACCTCCACCGCCCACACCCTCCCTGCCTGAATACCCCACTGCCAGCCCCACTTCCAGTAAAGCCCAGCAGGTGCTGAGCTCTGGATCCTCCGAGTCCCCCAAAGCTGCTACCCAACTTGCCACAGCCGTCCTGCTGGAGAAGAAAAGTCCCCTGGGCCACAGCCAGTCCCCAGCAGCGAGGCAGCCGTCAGCTCAGCCATCAGTAGAGGAGTATGGCTACATTGTCACTGACCAGAA GCCCCTGAGTCTGGCTGCAGGAGTGAAGCTGCTGGAGATCCTCGCTGAACATGTGCACGTGTCTTCAGGCAGCTTCATCAACATCAG TGTGGTGGGACCGGCCCTCACCTTCCGCATCCGACACAATGAACAGAACCTGTCTTTGGCCGATGTGACCCATCAAGCTG GGCTGGTGAAGTCGGAACTGGAAGCACAGACAGGGCTCCAGATCTTGCAGACAGGAGTGGGACAG agggaggaggcagctgCCGTCCTTCCCCGACCAGCCCGCAGCACATCCCCCATGCGCTCAGTGCTGCTCACTCTGGTGGCCCTGGCAGGCGTGGCCGGGCTGCTGGTGGCTCTGGCAGTGGCCTTGTGTGTGCGGCAGCATGCACGGCAGCGGGACAAGGAGCGCCTGGCAGCCCTGGGGCCCGAGGGGGCCCATGGTGACACCACCTTCGAGTACCAG GACTTGTGCCGCCAGCACATGGCCACGAAGTCCCTGTTCAGCCGGGCAGAGGGTCCGCCGGAGCCTTCTCGGGTGAGCAGCGTGTCCTCCCAGTTTAGTGACGCGGCCCAGgccagccccagctcccacagCAGCACACCGTCCTGGTGCGAGGAGCCCGCCCAGGCCAACATGGACATCTCCACGGGACACATGATTCTG GCGTACATGGAGGACCACCTGCGGAACCGGGACCGCCTGGCCAAGGAGTGGCAGGCCCTGTGTGCCTACCAGGCGGAGCCCAACACCTGTGCCGCGGCCCAGGGGGAGGGCAACGTCAAAAAGAACCGCCACCCTGACTTTCTGCCCT ATGATCACGCGCGCATCAAGCTGAAGGTGGAGAGCAGCCCTTCTCGGAGTGATTACATCAATGCCAGCCCCATT ATTGAGCACGACCCTCGGATGCCAGCCTACATAGCCACCCAGGGCCCGCTGTCCCATACCATCGCAGACTTCTGGCAG ATGGTGTGGGAGAGTGGCTGCACCGTCATTGTCATGCTGACCCCGCTGGTGGAGGATGGTGTTAAGCAGTGTGACCGCTACTGGCCAGACGAGGGGTCCTCCCTCTACCACGTATATGAG GTGAACCTGGTGTCCGAGCACATCTGGTGCGAGGACTTCCTGGTGCGCAGCTTCTACCTGAAGAACGTGCAGACCCAGGAGACGCGCACGCTCACGCAGTTCCACTTCCTCAGCTGGCCGGCAGAGGGCACTCCGGCGTCCACCCGGCCCCTGCTGGACTTCCGCAG GAAAGTGAACAAGTGCTACCGGGGCCGCTCCTGCCCCATCATTGTGCACTGCAG CGATGGTGCGGGGAGGACTGGCACTTACATCCTTATTGACATGGTACTGAACCGCATGGCAAAAG GAGTAAAGGAGATCGACATCGCTGCCACCCTGGAGCACGTCCGTGACCAACGGCCTGGCCTTGTCCGATCGAAG GACCAGTTTGAATTTGCTCTGACGGCTGTGGCAGAGGAGGTGAACGCCATCCTCAAGGCCCTGCCCCAGTGA
- the PTPRN gene encoding receptor-type tyrosine-protein phosphatase-like N isoform X2 produces MRRPRRPGGPGGSGGLRVLLCLLLLSSRPGGCSAISAHGCLFDRRLCSHLEVCIQDGLFGQCQVGVGQARPLLQVTSPVLQRLQSVLRQLMSQGLSWHDDLTQYVISQEMERIPRLHPPEPRPRDRSGLVPRRPGPAGEQLLQGIPTGSTPAAQHRLPQPPGGGGGAGVGSPLSPLQAELLPPLLEHLLLPPQAPHPALSYEPALLQPYLFHQFGSRDGSRGSEGSPGMVSVGPLPKAEPSTLFSRTASKDIFGAHSDHSYGDSPGPSPGQLFQDSGLLYLAQELPVPSRARAPRLPEQGGSSRAKDSSEGYEEEGLEGHREKPSSPAEQPDVTLQRLAAVLAGYGVELRQLTPEQLSTFSTLLQLLPKGAGRNLGGVVNVGADIKKTTEEQVQGENTAEPPPPTPSLPEYPTASPTSSKAQQVLSSGSSESPKAATQLATAVLLEKKSPLGHSQSPAARQPSAQPSVEEYGYIVTDQKPLSLAAGVKLLEILAEHVHVSSGSFINISVVGPALTFRIRHNEQNLSLADVTHQAGLVKSELEAQTGLQILQTGVGQREEAAAVLPRPARSTSPMRSVLLTLVALAGVAGLLVALAVALCVRQHARQRDKERLAALGPEGAHGDTTFEYQDLCRQHMATKSLFSRAEGPPEPSRVSSVSSQFSDAAQASPSSHSSTPSWCEEPAQANMDISTGHMILAYMEDHLRNRDRLAKEWQALCAYQAEPNTCAAAQGEGNVKKNRHPDFLPYDHARIKLKVESSPSRSDYINASPIIEHDPRMPAYIATQGPLSHTIADFWQMVWESGCTVIVMLTPLVEDGVKQCDRYWPDEGSSLYHVYEVNLVSEHIWCEDFLVRSFYLKNVQTQETRTLTQFHFLSWPAEGTPASTRPLLDFRRKVNKCYRGRSCPIIVHCSDGAGRTGTYILIDMVLNRMAKGVKEIDIAATLEHVRDQRPGLVRSKDQFEFALTAVAEEVNAILKALPQ; encoded by the exons ATGCGGCGCCCGCGGCGGCCTGGGGGTCCCGGGGGATCCGGGGGTCTCCGGGTgctcctctgcctcctgctgctgAGCAGCCGCCCGGGAGGCTGCAGCGCCATTAGTGCCCACG GCTGTCTGTTTGACCGCAGACTCTGCTCTCACCTTGAAGTCTGTATTCAGG ATGGCTTGTTTGGACAGTGCCAGGTGGGAgtggggcaggcccggccccttTTGCAAGTCACCTCCCCAGTTCTTCAGCGCTTACAAAGTGTGCTTCGACAGCTCATGTCCCAAG GATTGTCCTGGCATGATGAcctgacccagtatgtgatctccCAGGAGATGGAACGCATACCCAGGCTTCACCCCCCAGAGCCCCGTCCAAGGGACAG ATCTGGCTTGGTGCCCAGGAGACCTGGTCCTGCCGGGGAGCAGCTCTTGCAGGGCATCCCTACTGGCTCTACCCCTGCAGCCCAGCACCGacttcctcagcctccagggggtgggggtggcgctGGGGtgggctctccactctccccCCTGCAGGCTGAGCTGCTGCCCCCTCTTTTGGAGCACCTGCTACTGCCCCCGCAGGCCCCGCACCCTGCTCTGAGTTATGAACCCGCCCTGCTGCAGCCCTACCTGTTCCATCAG TTTGGCTCCCGCGATGGCTCCCGGGGCTCAGAGGGCTCGCCAGGGATGGTCAGTGTCGGCCCCCTGCCCAAGGCCGAACCGTCTACCCTCTTCAGCAGAACTGCCTCCAAGGACATCTTTGGGGCTCACTCTGACCACTCCTATGGGGACTCTCCAGGGCCTTCTCCTGGTCAACTCTTCCAGGACTCAGGGCTTCTCTACCTGGCCCAGGAGCTGCCGGTGCCCAGCAGGGCGAGGGCACCAAGGCTGCCAGAGCAAGGGGGCAGCAGCCGGGCAAAGGACTCCTCAGAGGGTTACGAGGAGGAAGGGCTGGAAGGTCACAGGGAGAAACCTTCTTCTCCAGCAGAGCAGCCAG ACGTGACTCTCCAGAGACTGGCAGCTGTGCTGGCGGGCTATGGGGTGGAGCTGCGTCAGCTGACCCCTGAGCAGCTCTCCACCTTCTCAACCCTGTTGCAGCTGCTGCCCAAGGGCGCAGGACGAAACCTGG GAGGGGTTGTAAATGTTGGAGCCGACATCAAGAAA ACAACGGAGGAGCAGGTGCAGGGTGAAAACACAGCAGAACCTCCACCGCCCACACCCTCCCTGCCTGAATACCCCACTGCCAGCCCCACTTCCAGTAAAGCCCAGCAGGTGCTGAGCTCTGGATCCTCCGAGTCCCCCAAAGCTGCTACCCAACTTGCCACAGCCGTCCTGCTGGAGAAGAAAAGTCCCCTGGGCCACAGCCAGTCCCCAGCAGCGAGGCAGCCGTCAGCTCAGCCATCAGTAGAGGAGTATGGCTACATTGTCACTGACCAGAA GCCCCTGAGTCTGGCTGCAGGAGTGAAGCTGCTGGAGATCCTCGCTGAACATGTGCACGTGTCTTCAGGCAGCTTCATCAACATCAG TGTGGTGGGACCGGCCCTCACCTTCCGCATCCGACACAATGAACAGAACCTGTCTTTGGCCGATGTGACCCATCAAGCTG GGCTGGTGAAGTCGGAACTGGAAGCACAGACAGGGCTCCAGATCTTGCAGACAGGAGTGGGACAG agggaggaggcagctgCCGTCCTTCCCCGACCAGCCCGCAGCACATCCCCCATGCGCTCAGTGCTGCTCACTCTGGTGGCCCTGGCAGGCGTGGCCGGGCTGCTGGTGGCTCTGGCAGTGGCCTTGTGTGTGCGGCAGCATGCACGGCAGCGGGACAAGGAGCGCCTGGCAGCCCTGGGGCCCGAGGGGGCCCATGGTGACACCACCTTCGAGTACCAG GACTTGTGCCGCCAGCACATGGCCACGAAGTCCCTGTTCAGCCGGGCAGAGGGTCCGCCGGAGCCTTCTCGGGTGAGCAGCGTGTCCTCCCAGTTTAGTGACGCGGCCCAGgccagccccagctcccacagCAGCACACCGTCCTGGTGCGAGGAGCCCGCCCAGGCCAACATGGACATCTCCACGGGACACATGATTCTG GCGTACATGGAGGACCACCTGCGGAACCGGGACCGCCTGGCCAAGGAGTGGCAGGCCCTGTGTGCCTACCAGGCGGAGCCCAACACCTGTGCCGCGGCCCAGGGGGAGGGCAACGTCAAAAAGAACCGCCACCCTGACTTTCTGCCCT ATGATCACGCGCGCATCAAGCTGAAGGTGGAGAGCAGCCCTTCTCGGAGTGATTACATCAATGCCAGCCCCATT ATTGAGCACGACCCTCGGATGCCAGCCTACATAGCCACCCAGGGCCCGCTGTCCCATACCATCGCAGACTTCTGGCAG ATGGTGTGGGAGAGTGGCTGCACCGTCATTGTCATGCTGACCCCGCTGGTGGAGGATGGTGTTAAGCAGTGTGACCGCTACTGGCCAGACGAGGGGTCCTCCCTCTACCACGTATATGAG GTGAACCTGGTGTCCGAGCACATCTGGTGCGAGGACTTCCTGGTGCGCAGCTTCTACCTGAAGAACGTGCAGACCCAGGAGACGCGCACGCTCACGCAGTTCCACTTCCTCAGCTGGCCGGCAGAGGGCACTCCGGCGTCCACCCGGCCCCTGCTGGACTTCCGCAG GAAAGTGAACAAGTGCTACCGGGGCCGCTCCTGCCCCATCATTGTGCACTGCAG CGATGGTGCGGGGAGGACTGGCACTTACATCCTTATTGACATGGTACTGAACCGCATGGCAAAAG GAGTAAAGGAGATCGACATCGCTGCCACCCTGGAGCACGTCCGTGACCAACGGCCTGGCCTTGTCCGATCGAAG GACCAGTTTGAATTTGCTCTGACGGCTGTGGCAGAGGAGGTGAACGCCATCCTCAAGGCCCTGCCCCAGTGA
- the PTPRN gene encoding receptor-type tyrosine-protein phosphatase-like N isoform X1, which yields MRRPRRPGGPGGSGGLRVLLCLLLLSSRPGGCSAISAHGCLFDRRLCSHLEVCIQDGLFGQCQVGVGQARPLLQVTSPVLQRLQSVLRQLMSQGLSWHDDLTQYVISQEMERIPRLHPPEPRPRDRSGLVPRRPGPAGEQLLQGIPTGSTPAAQHRLPQPPGGGGGAGVGSPLSPLQAELLPPLLEHLLLPPQAPHPALSYEPALLQPYLFHQFGSRDGSRGSEGSPGMVSVGPLPKAEPSTLFSRTASKDIFGAHSDHSYGDSPGPSPGQLFQDSGLLYLAQELPVPSRARAPRLPEQGGSSRAKDSSEGYEEEGLEGHREKPSSPAEQPADVTLQRLAAVLAGYGVELRQLTPEQLSTFSTLLQLLPKGAGRNLGGVVNVGADIKKTTEEQVQGENTAEPPPPTPSLPEYPTASPTSSKAQQVLSSGSSESPKAATQLATAVLLEKKSPLGHSQSPAARQPSAQPSVEEYGYIVTDQKPLSLAAGVKLLEILAEHVHVSSGSFINISVVGPALTFRIRHNEQNLSLADVTHQAGLVKSELEAQTGLQILQTGVGQREEAAAVLPRPARSTSPMRSVLLTLVALAGVAGLLVALAVALCVRQHARQRDKERLAALGPEGAHGDTTFEYQDLCRQHMATKSLFSRAEGPPEPSRVSSVSSQFSDAAQASPSSHSSTPSWCEEPAQANMDISTGHMILAYMEDHLRNRDRLAKEWQALCAYQAEPNTCAAAQGEGNVKKNRHPDFLPYDHARIKLKVESSPSRSDYINASPIIEHDPRMPAYIATQGPLSHTIADFWQMVWESGCTVIVMLTPLVEDGVKQCDRYWPDEGSSLYHVYEVNLVSEHIWCEDFLVRSFYLKNVQTQETRTLTQFHFLSWPAEGTPASTRPLLDFRRKVNKCYRGRSCPIIVHCSDGAGRTGTYILIDMVLNRMAKGVKEIDIAATLEHVRDQRPGLVRSKDQFEFALTAVAEEVNAILKALPQ from the exons ATGCGGCGCCCGCGGCGGCCTGGGGGTCCCGGGGGATCCGGGGGTCTCCGGGTgctcctctgcctcctgctgctgAGCAGCCGCCCGGGAGGCTGCAGCGCCATTAGTGCCCACG GCTGTCTGTTTGACCGCAGACTCTGCTCTCACCTTGAAGTCTGTATTCAGG ATGGCTTGTTTGGACAGTGCCAGGTGGGAgtggggcaggcccggccccttTTGCAAGTCACCTCCCCAGTTCTTCAGCGCTTACAAAGTGTGCTTCGACAGCTCATGTCCCAAG GATTGTCCTGGCATGATGAcctgacccagtatgtgatctccCAGGAGATGGAACGCATACCCAGGCTTCACCCCCCAGAGCCCCGTCCAAGGGACAG ATCTGGCTTGGTGCCCAGGAGACCTGGTCCTGCCGGGGAGCAGCTCTTGCAGGGCATCCCTACTGGCTCTACCCCTGCAGCCCAGCACCGacttcctcagcctccagggggtgggggtggcgctGGGGtgggctctccactctccccCCTGCAGGCTGAGCTGCTGCCCCCTCTTTTGGAGCACCTGCTACTGCCCCCGCAGGCCCCGCACCCTGCTCTGAGTTATGAACCCGCCCTGCTGCAGCCCTACCTGTTCCATCAG TTTGGCTCCCGCGATGGCTCCCGGGGCTCAGAGGGCTCGCCAGGGATGGTCAGTGTCGGCCCCCTGCCCAAGGCCGAACCGTCTACCCTCTTCAGCAGAACTGCCTCCAAGGACATCTTTGGGGCTCACTCTGACCACTCCTATGGGGACTCTCCAGGGCCTTCTCCTGGTCAACTCTTCCAGGACTCAGGGCTTCTCTACCTGGCCCAGGAGCTGCCGGTGCCCAGCAGGGCGAGGGCACCAAGGCTGCCAGAGCAAGGGGGCAGCAGCCGGGCAAAGGACTCCTCAGAGGGTTACGAGGAGGAAGGGCTGGAAGGTCACAGGGAGAAACCTTCTTCTCCAGCAGAGCAGCCAG CAGACGTGACTCTCCAGAGACTGGCAGCTGTGCTGGCGGGCTATGGGGTGGAGCTGCGTCAGCTGACCCCTGAGCAGCTCTCCACCTTCTCAACCCTGTTGCAGCTGCTGCCCAAGGGCGCAGGACGAAACCTGG GAGGGGTTGTAAATGTTGGAGCCGACATCAAGAAA ACAACGGAGGAGCAGGTGCAGGGTGAAAACACAGCAGAACCTCCACCGCCCACACCCTCCCTGCCTGAATACCCCACTGCCAGCCCCACTTCCAGTAAAGCCCAGCAGGTGCTGAGCTCTGGATCCTCCGAGTCCCCCAAAGCTGCTACCCAACTTGCCACAGCCGTCCTGCTGGAGAAGAAAAGTCCCCTGGGCCACAGCCAGTCCCCAGCAGCGAGGCAGCCGTCAGCTCAGCCATCAGTAGAGGAGTATGGCTACATTGTCACTGACCAGAA GCCCCTGAGTCTGGCTGCAGGAGTGAAGCTGCTGGAGATCCTCGCTGAACATGTGCACGTGTCTTCAGGCAGCTTCATCAACATCAG TGTGGTGGGACCGGCCCTCACCTTCCGCATCCGACACAATGAACAGAACCTGTCTTTGGCCGATGTGACCCATCAAGCTG GGCTGGTGAAGTCGGAACTGGAAGCACAGACAGGGCTCCAGATCTTGCAGACAGGAGTGGGACAG agggaggaggcagctgCCGTCCTTCCCCGACCAGCCCGCAGCACATCCCCCATGCGCTCAGTGCTGCTCACTCTGGTGGCCCTGGCAGGCGTGGCCGGGCTGCTGGTGGCTCTGGCAGTGGCCTTGTGTGTGCGGCAGCATGCACGGCAGCGGGACAAGGAGCGCCTGGCAGCCCTGGGGCCCGAGGGGGCCCATGGTGACACCACCTTCGAGTACCAG GACTTGTGCCGCCAGCACATGGCCACGAAGTCCCTGTTCAGCCGGGCAGAGGGTCCGCCGGAGCCTTCTCGGGTGAGCAGCGTGTCCTCCCAGTTTAGTGACGCGGCCCAGgccagccccagctcccacagCAGCACACCGTCCTGGTGCGAGGAGCCCGCCCAGGCCAACATGGACATCTCCACGGGACACATGATTCTG GCGTACATGGAGGACCACCTGCGGAACCGGGACCGCCTGGCCAAGGAGTGGCAGGCCCTGTGTGCCTACCAGGCGGAGCCCAACACCTGTGCCGCGGCCCAGGGGGAGGGCAACGTCAAAAAGAACCGCCACCCTGACTTTCTGCCCT ATGATCACGCGCGCATCAAGCTGAAGGTGGAGAGCAGCCCTTCTCGGAGTGATTACATCAATGCCAGCCCCATT ATTGAGCACGACCCTCGGATGCCAGCCTACATAGCCACCCAGGGCCCGCTGTCCCATACCATCGCAGACTTCTGGCAG ATGGTGTGGGAGAGTGGCTGCACCGTCATTGTCATGCTGACCCCGCTGGTGGAGGATGGTGTTAAGCAGTGTGACCGCTACTGGCCAGACGAGGGGTCCTCCCTCTACCACGTATATGAG GTGAACCTGGTGTCCGAGCACATCTGGTGCGAGGACTTCCTGGTGCGCAGCTTCTACCTGAAGAACGTGCAGACCCAGGAGACGCGCACGCTCACGCAGTTCCACTTCCTCAGCTGGCCGGCAGAGGGCACTCCGGCGTCCACCCGGCCCCTGCTGGACTTCCGCAG GAAAGTGAACAAGTGCTACCGGGGCCGCTCCTGCCCCATCATTGTGCACTGCAG CGATGGTGCGGGGAGGACTGGCACTTACATCCTTATTGACATGGTACTGAACCGCATGGCAAAAG GAGTAAAGGAGATCGACATCGCTGCCACCCTGGAGCACGTCCGTGACCAACGGCCTGGCCTTGTCCGATCGAAG GACCAGTTTGAATTTGCTCTGACGGCTGTGGCAGAGGAGGTGAACGCCATCCTCAAGGCCCTGCCCCAGTGA